A single window of Variovorax sp. RA8 DNA harbors:
- a CDS encoding IclR family transcriptional regulator, whose translation MQSLRTGLRILSEFSHVNGELTVTELATRLNMAKSQVSRMLSAFREEGWVVHNPRTRGYSIGISAYAAGARFINSNQLTSEALPVMRQVVDRCGFTTTLCVVDNAKPLYLLGIDGPISVDFASKVGSYFPPHATAPGKLLAAFANETVRTSMLDHELASLTARTIVETSVLRRELRDIQQRGFAVSSGERATGIGGIAVPVFDGTQACVAALGVAYPESLVRAAEFDAYAAILQKAAGTLSRRLGCESYPIEIREAGELQRLVASARP comes from the coding sequence ATGCAATCCCTCCGAACCGGACTCAGGATCCTTTCCGAATTCTCCCATGTCAACGGCGAGCTGACGGTCACCGAATTGGCGACCCGGCTGAACATGGCGAAAAGCCAGGTTTCACGGATGCTCTCCGCCTTTCGCGAGGAGGGGTGGGTCGTCCACAACCCCCGCACGCGCGGCTACAGCATCGGCATCTCGGCCTACGCCGCCGGGGCCCGCTTCATCAACAGCAATCAGCTCACGAGCGAAGCCCTGCCGGTGATGCGCCAGGTCGTCGACCGCTGCGGCTTCACCACGACCTTGTGCGTCGTGGACAACGCCAAGCCGCTCTACCTGCTCGGCATCGACGGCCCCATCTCGGTCGACTTCGCATCCAAGGTCGGCTCGTACTTTCCGCCGCATGCCACCGCACCCGGCAAGCTGCTGGCGGCCTTCGCCAACGAAACGGTGCGCACATCGATGCTCGACCACGAGCTCGCTTCGCTCACCGCGCGCACCATCGTCGAGACGTCGGTGCTGCGGCGCGAACTGCGCGACATCCAGCAGCGCGGCTTCGCCGTCTCTTCCGGCGAACGGGCGACCGGGATCGGCGGCATTGCGGTGCCGGTGTTCGACGGCACCCAGGCCTGTGTCGCGGCCCTGGGGGTCGCCTATCCGGAAAGCCTGGTACGCGCCGCGGAATTCGACGCCTATGCCGCCATCCTGCAGAAGGCCGCCGGCACGCTGTCGCGCCGCCTGGGCTGCGAAAGCTACCCAATCGAGATCCGAGAAGCGGGCGAGCTCCAGCGGCTCGTGGCCTCGGCGCGGCCATGA
- a CDS encoding hydantoinase/oxoprolinase family protein encodes MSYRLGIDIGGTFTDFSLMNESTGQTLIAKVPSTPSHPSKAVLQGLAQFSERHAVPPSAVGYFVHGTTIGVNTLLERKGARTGLLITRGFRDILSLGRSRLPDIFDLLVEKPAPLIPRQLVRTIDERMSYHGEVLRPLDTEQVLAAVAELVGQGVEALAITFLHSYMHPAHERAAKEAIAKAYPDLFVCVSSDIWPQIREYERTLISSINAFIGKKMSSYFTALQAEVGRTGLSSTLLSTKSNGGVMTARSAQESPVETLSSGPASGAIGARFVARLSGFTRLIPLDMGGTSTEVAVIDEELRYANVCHIGDFDISLPAVDLSSIGAGGGSIAWTDAAGILKVGPESAGSEPGPACYARGGTRPTITDAYVTMGIVDPERFLGGELKLRPDLARRAIGGVAQALGMEHEACAEAILRVATSNMYSQLVPLMARKGVDVSEFALLCYGGAGATHGFLLAREVGIQTVLVPPSPGTLCALGSLVADVKSDFIRTVQVMLDPQRPGEAIDRLATTFEELERQALGWLARERISVADKHILRNADIRYAGQSFDVSVDLGSIDLGAADAASALLAAFKAAYAAIYGDADHGSAIEVVNLRTTAVGVTPKPSMRTVRDTALPSDLREPPVRARRRIFIDGAHHDAAVLDRSALTWGHEFNGPAVVEQYDTTTFVPPGFACRVDGYGMIIGELRS; translated from the coding sequence ATGAGTTACCGACTGGGGATAGACATCGGTGGAACCTTCACCGATTTCTCTCTCATGAACGAAAGCACGGGCCAGACGCTGATCGCCAAGGTCCCGTCCACGCCCTCGCACCCGAGCAAGGCAGTCCTCCAGGGCCTGGCCCAGTTCTCCGAGCGCCATGCCGTGCCGCCGTCGGCCGTGGGCTACTTCGTCCACGGCACCACTATCGGCGTGAACACGCTGCTGGAGCGCAAGGGTGCGCGCACCGGGCTGCTGATCACGCGCGGTTTCCGCGACATCCTGTCGCTGGGCCGCTCCCGGCTGCCGGACATCTTCGACCTGCTGGTCGAGAAGCCCGCGCCGCTGATACCCCGCCAGCTTGTGCGCACGATCGACGAACGCATGAGCTACCACGGCGAGGTGCTGCGTCCGCTGGACACCGAGCAGGTGCTTGCCGCCGTCGCGGAACTGGTCGGGCAGGGCGTCGAAGCGCTCGCCATCACCTTTCTCCACTCGTACATGCATCCCGCGCACGAGCGCGCTGCGAAGGAGGCGATCGCGAAAGCCTATCCGGACCTCTTCGTCTGCGTGTCCTCGGACATCTGGCCGCAGATCCGGGAATACGAGCGCACGCTCATCAGCAGCATCAACGCCTTCATCGGCAAGAAGATGAGCAGCTACTTCACCGCGCTTCAGGCGGAGGTGGGCCGCACTGGCCTGTCGAGTACGCTGCTGTCGACAAAGTCGAACGGCGGCGTGATGACGGCACGCTCGGCACAGGAGTCTCCGGTGGAAACGCTCTCCTCCGGCCCGGCGTCGGGGGCGATCGGCGCGCGCTTCGTCGCGCGGCTGTCCGGCTTCACGCGACTCATCCCGCTGGACATGGGCGGCACCAGCACCGAGGTCGCGGTGATTGACGAGGAGCTGCGCTACGCGAATGTCTGCCACATCGGCGACTTCGACATCAGCTTGCCGGCGGTGGACCTGTCCTCCATCGGGGCCGGCGGCGGCTCCATCGCATGGACGGATGCCGCGGGCATTCTCAAGGTTGGCCCCGAGAGTGCCGGCTCCGAGCCCGGGCCCGCCTGCTACGCACGCGGCGGGACGCGCCCGACCATCACCGATGCCTATGTGACCATGGGGATCGTTGACCCGGAACGGTTTCTCGGCGGTGAACTGAAGCTCAGGCCCGACCTGGCGCGGCGTGCCATCGGGGGCGTCGCGCAGGCGCTCGGCATGGAACACGAGGCCTGTGCCGAGGCGATCCTGCGCGTGGCGACCTCGAACATGTACTCGCAACTTGTGCCGCTGATGGCGCGCAAGGGCGTCGACGTGTCGGAGTTCGCCTTGCTCTGCTATGGCGGGGCGGGCGCCACGCACGGCTTCCTGCTGGCGCGTGAAGTGGGCATCCAGACCGTCCTGGTGCCGCCGTCCCCCGGCACGCTGTGCGCGCTGGGCTCGCTCGTGGCCGACGTGAAGAGCGACTTCATCCGCACGGTGCAGGTGATGCTGGACCCGCAGCGCCCCGGCGAAGCTATCGACCGGCTGGCTACTACCTTCGAGGAACTCGAGCGGCAGGCGCTGGGCTGGCTCGCGCGCGAGCGCATCAGCGTGGCAGATAAGCACATCCTGCGCAACGCCGATATCCGCTATGCGGGGCAGTCCTTCGACGTGAGCGTCGACCTGGGCTCGATCGACCTCGGAGCGGCGGACGCCGCGTCCGCACTGCTTGCCGCGTTCAAGGCCGCCTACGCGGCCATCTACGGCGACGCCGATCATGGCTCGGCCATCGAGGTCGTCAACCTGCGCACAACCGCGGTGGGCGTCACGCCCAAGCCGAGCATGCGGACGGTGCGCGACACAGCGCTGCCGTCCGACCTTCGGGAGCCGCCTGTGCGGGCTCGACGCCGGATCTTCATCGACGGCGCCCACCACGACGCCGCCGTGCTCGACCGCAGCGCGCTGACCTGGGGCCACGAGTTCAACGGCCCCGCGGTTGTGGAGCAGTACGACACGACCACCTTCGTGCCCCCCGGCTTCGCATGCCGGGTGGACGGCTACGGAATGATCATCGGAGAGCTTCGTTCATGA
- a CDS encoding amidohydrolase family protein: protein MTRGQILFNATVVSMNPRREIFGDGALAWEGGRIVAVGRSQEVLQQHPEFDRIDGEAGLLAPGFIDAHNHSAHFLTKGLLDDVAVEERWKTRLYPFEQAVSADEAYWGASGTFAEQLLHGTTCVGDPGSAHPHAVARAAEDTGIRLLLAGSTTDSFDAARPLSPEGGSDADAAAARNERLFDELDGAASGRIRVAFGLWSDSTVSDALCKRVRDLAERRQAVIHGHLATREADNLNSLRQHGMRAVPRYHQLGVLGPRFTGAHAGAIDDAEVELLARAGATITHCPSASMLGGFGCIAHGRFPELVAAGVNVALGADAASISRFLDMPRLMYLAACAHKDVRRDATVLGAHAAMEMATLGGAQALGLRDTLGTLEPGKQADFVLLRTDGIEWQPRPLLNPVANLVYSSGGHRVDSVAVAGRLLVRHGRLMSRDFNELMERARTASQSIVSRAGLPEQRTWPVL from the coding sequence ATGACGAGAGGGCAGATCCTTTTCAACGCGACCGTGGTGTCGATGAACCCGCGACGCGAGATCTTCGGTGACGGTGCGCTGGCCTGGGAAGGCGGTCGCATCGTCGCGGTGGGCCGCTCCCAGGAGGTCCTGCAGCAGCATCCGGAATTCGACCGCATCGACGGCGAGGCCGGCCTGCTGGCACCCGGATTCATCGACGCGCACAACCACAGCGCGCACTTCCTGACGAAGGGCTTGCTCGACGATGTCGCCGTCGAGGAGCGATGGAAGACGCGGCTCTACCCCTTCGAGCAGGCTGTCTCGGCAGACGAGGCCTACTGGGGCGCGTCCGGCACCTTCGCCGAGCAACTGCTGCACGGAACCACCTGCGTCGGCGATCCCGGGAGCGCCCATCCGCACGCCGTGGCGCGTGCCGCCGAGGACACGGGCATACGCCTGCTGCTGGCCGGATCCACCACCGACAGCTTCGATGCGGCAAGGCCGCTCTCGCCGGAAGGCGGCAGCGACGCGGATGCGGCGGCCGCACGCAACGAGCGCCTGTTCGACGAGCTCGACGGCGCGGCGTCCGGGCGCATCCGGGTGGCCTTCGGCCTGTGGAGCGACAGCACCGTCAGTGACGCGCTATGCAAACGCGTGCGCGACCTGGCGGAGCGTCGCCAGGCCGTCATCCACGGTCACCTGGCAACGCGCGAAGCGGACAACCTGAACTCCCTGCGCCAGCATGGCATGCGGGCAGTGCCGCGCTACCACCAATTGGGCGTGCTCGGGCCTCGCTTCACGGGGGCGCATGCAGGCGCGATCGACGACGCGGAGGTCGAGCTGCTCGCGCGCGCCGGCGCCACCATCACGCACTGCCCTTCTGCCAGCATGCTGGGCGGCTTCGGCTGCATCGCCCACGGCCGCTTTCCGGAACTGGTGGCGGCAGGCGTCAACGTTGCCCTGGGTGCTGACGCCGCCTCGATCAGCCGCTTCCTCGACATGCCACGCCTGATGTATCTCGCGGCGTGCGCGCACAAGGACGTGCGCCGGGATGCCACGGTGCTGGGCGCGCACGCGGCCATGGAGATGGCGACACTCGGCGGCGCGCAGGCGCTGGGGCTGCGCGACACCCTCGGGACGCTCGAGCCCGGCAAGCAGGCCGACTTCGTCCTGCTGCGCACGGATGGCATCGAGTGGCAGCCGCGGCCCCTCCTCAATCCGGTGGCCAATCTCGTCTATTCCAGCGGCGGGCACCGCGTGGACAGTGTGGCCGTGGCGGGCCGCCTGCTCGTGCGCCATGGCCGCCTCATGTCGCGCGACTTCAACGAGCTGATGGAACGCGCCCGCACCGCTTCGCAATCGATCGTTTCCCGCGCGGGACTGCCCGAGCAGCGCACCTGGCCCGTGCTCTGA
- a CDS encoding M20 family metallopeptidase: MDQPASAAALHARHAVDPVLLTQALVRLNSVNPPGREDACARLVGELLGGAGFSLRYESLSAGRTSLVATLRAAEAGQPCLAFTGHLDTVPLGTAQWNVDPFAAEIHGDRLHGRGASDMKSGVAAAVAAALRCASWLGDTAGVALILTAGEETGCDGARHLVQAGALPQRVGALVVGEPTSNRPRLGHKGALWFHACSHGRTAHASMPELGDNAICKMARLVLELQDLDLSQGSAEGRPTLSVGTIEGGININSVPDRATIGIDIRTPPGMAHEALASSLTRHLHGRATLRRLLDAPGVSTERQHPWVQEVMNLAGPGNGGTATEALLVPYFTDASVLKAALGNVPTVILGPGEPQMAHQTDEYVHVSRVREAAEIYEALIRRWCGRAQQASNFQN; encoded by the coding sequence ATGGACCAGCCTGCATCGGCCGCCGCCCTGCACGCACGGCATGCGGTCGACCCCGTGCTTCTGACCCAGGCGCTCGTGCGCTTGAACTCGGTCAATCCGCCCGGACGCGAGGACGCCTGCGCCCGACTCGTGGGTGAACTGCTCGGCGGGGCCGGCTTCTCGCTGCGCTACGAAAGTCTGTCCGCGGGCCGAACGAGCCTGGTGGCCACGCTGCGCGCCGCGGAGGCCGGCCAGCCCTGCCTGGCCTTCACCGGCCATCTCGACACGGTGCCCCTGGGCACGGCGCAATGGAACGTCGACCCTTTCGCTGCGGAGATCCACGGCGACCGGCTCCATGGCCGCGGCGCCTCGGACATGAAGAGCGGGGTGGCGGCCGCGGTCGCGGCGGCCCTGCGCTGCGCTTCGTGGCTGGGCGACACGGCGGGCGTGGCGTTGATCCTCACGGCTGGCGAGGAAACCGGCTGCGACGGGGCGCGCCACCTCGTGCAGGCCGGTGCGCTCCCGCAGCGTGTCGGTGCTCTGGTGGTGGGCGAACCCACGTCGAACAGACCACGGCTCGGCCACAAGGGCGCGCTCTGGTTCCATGCCTGCTCGCATGGCCGCACTGCCCACGCCTCGATGCCTGAACTGGGCGACAACGCCATCTGCAAGATGGCTCGGCTGGTGCTCGAGCTGCAGGACCTCGACCTGAGCCAGGGCAGCGCCGAAGGGCGGCCCACCCTGAGCGTGGGAACGATCGAGGGCGGCATCAACATCAACTCCGTGCCCGATCGCGCAACGATCGGCATCGACATCCGGACCCCGCCGGGCATGGCGCATGAGGCGTTGGCGTCATCGCTGACAAGGCACTTGCACGGACGCGCCACCCTTCGCAGGCTGCTCGACGCACCCGGCGTGTCCACGGAGCGGCAGCATCCCTGGGTGCAAGAGGTCATGAACCTCGCCGGCCCGGGCAACGGCGGCACGGCAACCGAAGCGCTGCTGGTGCCTTACTTCACCGACGCCTCCGTGCTCAAGGCGGCCCTGGGTAATGTGCCCACGGTGATCCTCGGCCCCGGCGAACCGCAGATGGCCCACCAGACCGACGAGTACGTGCATGTGTCCCGGGTCCGCGAGGCCGCCGAGATCTACGAAGCGCTGATCCGTCGGTGGTGCGGCCGCGCGCAGCAAGCCAGCAATTTCCAAAATTGA
- a CDS encoding hydantoinase B/oxoprolinase family protein: MNQLQDPQRGPAARPLRTDSVFVEILNNRLNGIVSEMGHVIHKASFTPFIKEAWDFGEALVSVNGEIFSYPRDIGVAFMVAAMMEDAIAAFDHYEPGDVIMANDPSTTGGLCTHLPDIHLLKPYFHDGELVCFTWTFIHSSDVGGIVPGSIALAASDIYQEGIRVPAVKLCRAGQLNTEVMDTFLANCRIPYHNRGDIQAMLSAMQAAEKRLDGTIDKYGLAAFRDGIDDLLDYGEERSRQVLRKLPRGRYEMTDYLELDGDSLPPARMKLAIEVEEDGLHLDFTGSDAQLPFALNLPTFGKNHHFINAGVFNFIYAVDGSIPINRGVLRPLRVTIPPGSLLNPEPTAAIGVRFATVVRVMEMVFGALSQATDGSRPAPREIAGRIPAAGAGMLGVALLSLVDAASGELKVNVLQPLWGGSGARPVKDGIDGADFAAGYLRNIPAETSEAEMPVLVERYQLSDSPPAPGQWRGGLGIDMQFQVFTPNAVLTARGLERYEFRPWGRKGGRAGTLGQTTLNPGSNGARQLGKIASRLDLQPHDVVRIVTPNGGGYGDPLERDPQRVLRDVLDGFLDITTAREDYGVCIADQEVNASATAALRRSRRTDDEPEEFDFGAERLDFEARFPAAWQDELERELRTVPASLRQYWKGRVWQRLRNVPRAEHAGLGTMKELLAELRSELGRRTMG, translated from the coding sequence ATGAACCAGTTGCAAGACCCTCAGCGTGGGCCGGCCGCCCGGCCCCTGCGCACGGACTCGGTGTTTGTCGAGATCCTGAACAACCGCCTCAACGGCATCGTCAGCGAGATGGGACACGTCATCCATAAGGCCTCGTTCACACCCTTCATCAAGGAGGCCTGGGACTTCGGCGAGGCACTCGTCTCGGTCAACGGCGAGATCTTCAGCTACCCGCGCGACATCGGCGTCGCCTTCATGGTCGCGGCGATGATGGAAGACGCCATTGCCGCCTTCGACCACTACGAGCCGGGCGACGTGATCATGGCGAATGATCCGTCGACGACAGGTGGGCTGTGCACGCACCTGCCGGACATCCACCTGCTGAAGCCCTACTTCCACGACGGCGAGCTGGTCTGCTTCACCTGGACCTTCATCCACTCGTCGGACGTGGGCGGCATCGTGCCCGGCAGCATCGCGCTCGCCGCGAGCGACATCTACCAGGAAGGAATTCGGGTGCCAGCCGTGAAGCTCTGCCGGGCCGGCCAGCTGAACACCGAGGTGATGGATACCTTCCTCGCCAATTGCCGCATCCCGTATCACAACCGCGGAGACATCCAGGCGATGCTGTCGGCGATGCAGGCCGCGGAGAAGCGGCTGGACGGCACGATCGACAAGTACGGCCTCGCGGCCTTCCGCGACGGCATCGACGACCTGCTCGACTACGGCGAGGAACGCTCCCGGCAGGTGCTGCGCAAGCTGCCGCGCGGCCGCTACGAGATGACCGACTACCTCGAGCTCGACGGCGACAGCCTGCCGCCTGCGCGCATGAAGCTCGCGATCGAGGTCGAGGAGGACGGCCTGCACCTGGACTTCACCGGCTCCGACGCGCAGCTGCCCTTCGCGCTCAACTTGCCGACCTTCGGCAAGAACCACCATTTCATCAATGCCGGGGTGTTCAACTTCATCTACGCGGTGGACGGGTCGATCCCGATCAACCGCGGCGTGCTGCGGCCCCTGCGCGTGACCATTCCACCCGGCTCGCTGCTCAACCCGGAACCTACCGCGGCCATCGGTGTGCGCTTCGCCACCGTGGTGCGCGTGATGGAAATGGTGTTCGGCGCACTCTCCCAGGCCACCGACGGCAGCCGGCCAGCGCCGCGCGAGATCGCCGGCCGCATTCCTGCCGCAGGTGCCGGCATGCTGGGCGTCGCCCTGCTCTCGCTGGTCGATGCCGCATCAGGCGAACTCAAGGTCAACGTGCTGCAGCCGCTGTGGGGCGGCTCGGGCGCCAGGCCGGTGAAGGACGGCATCGACGGCGCCGACTTCGCAGCCGGCTATCTTCGCAACATCCCGGCCGAGACGAGCGAGGCCGAGATGCCGGTGCTGGTCGAACGCTACCAGCTCAGCGACAGCCCGCCGGCGCCTGGCCAATGGCGCGGTGGGCTCGGCATCGACATGCAGTTCCAGGTCTTCACCCCCAACGCCGTGCTCACGGCACGCGGACTGGAGCGCTACGAGTTCCGGCCATGGGGCCGCAAGGGCGGCCGTGCCGGCACGCTGGGCCAGACGACCCTCAATCCCGGCAGCAACGGCGCGCGCCAGCTTGGCAAGATCGCGAGCCGCCTGGACTTGCAGCCGCACGATGTGGTGCGCATCGTGACGCCGAACGGCGGCGGCTATGGCGATCCGCTGGAACGCGATCCGCAGCGGGTGCTGCGCGACGTGCTCGACGGGTTCCTGGACATAACTACGGCGCGCGAGGACTACGGCGTGTGCATCGCAGACCAGGAGGTCAATGCCAGTGCAACGGCGGCACTCCGGCGCAGCCGGCGAACGGATGACGAGCCCGAGGAGTTCGACTTCGGCGCCGAGCGCCTGGACTTCGAGGCCCGCTTTCCGGCCGCATGGCAGGACGAGCTCGAGCGCGAACTGCGCACCGTGCCTGCATCGTTGCGTCAATACTGGAAAGGCCGGGTCTGGCAGCGCCTGCGAAACGTGCCCCGCGCGGAGCACGCGGGCCTCGGCACGATGAAGGAACTGCTGGCCGAGCTGCGCTCCGAGCTCGGACGGCGCACGATGGGCTGA